The genomic DNA TGCATAAGCGTGCAGTGCGCGCAGCGGTACAGGCCTTTCACATTAGACCGATCGGACAATGGAGCAGCATGAGCATTTCAGTTTCAGGACGCGTAGTTCTCATTACTGGCGCAGCAATGGGCATGGGCCGGCTGTACGCCGAACGTGCCGTCCGCGAAGGCGCCGGGGCAGTGGTGCTGTGGGACCTCAATGCCGACGCCTTGGAGAAGACCGCCGCAGAGCTGCGGGAAATGGGCGCGTCCGCCATCTACCCCTACGCGGTGGATGTGAGCTCGCTGCCGGACATTGAAACCACGGCGGAACAGGTGATCCATGAGGCAGGAGTGCCGGACATCCTGATCAACAACGCGGGAATCGTGCGCGGAAAGTACTTCTGGGAGCACGCCCCGGAAGCGGACATTGACGCCGTGATGCAGGTGAACACCCTGGCTCCCATGCAGGTCACCCGCGCTTTCCTGCCGGGCATGATCGAACGCCGCACCCCGGCACGCATCCTCAACGTGGCCTCTGCCTCGGGGACCCTCTCCGTCCCGAAAATGAGTGTGTACACCGCGTCCAAGTGGGCCGTGATCGGCTGGAGCGACTCAATGCGCCTGGAACTGAACGAATCCGGCAACGGGCACGTGGCAGTCACCACGCTGATTCCGAGTTACATCAAGACCGGAATGTTCGAAGGTGCACGGGGTCCCCTGATGACGCCGTTGATGGAACCGCAGTACGTGGTGGACAAGGCCTGGGCAGCACTGCTGGCGGGCAAGGCGCGGATCCAGCTGCCCTGGACCGTTGCGCTGGGCAGTGCCCTGCGCAATGTGCTGCCGCAGCCGGCCTGGGACGTAGTGGCCGGACGTGTTTTCAAGGTCTACCAGTCCATGGACCACTTCACCGGGCGGAAACCGGCAGCCGGTAGCGCCGGCGAACGGAAGGAAACGAGCAGGGCATGAGTGAACTCGTATCTGCTTTTACTGACGCAGCCGCCGCGGGGTCCCCGGCGGACGGTACACCTGCCGCCGTGCCGCCGGTCCTGGACCGGCTGCGGAAAACCCACGCCTCCGGGCGCACCCGGCCGCTCGAGTGGCGGCGGGAGCAGCTCGAGGGGCTCGTGCGCCTGTTGCGCGAACGTGAGCAGGAGTTCGCTGCCGCCCTGTCCTCGGACCTGGGCAAGAACCCGCTGGAAAGCTACGTGACGGAACTGTCACTGGTCCGCGCCGAGGCAGAGCACGCGCTGAAGCACCTTGAGCAATGGACCCGCAGCCGCCGGGTTCCGGTGCCGCTCGGCCTGGCCCCCGCGTCGGCACGGACCCAGCCGCAGCCGCTGGGCGTGGTACTGATCATCGGGCCGTGGAACTATCCCGTGCAGCTGGTGCTGGCACCCCTGGTGGGCGCACTGGCTGCCGGCAACGCTGCCGTGCTCAAGCCCAGCGAACTGGCCCCGGCAACGTCCGCCATGCTGGCTGACCTGGTGCCGCACTACCTGGATTCCGACGCCGTCGCGGTGGTCCAGGGCGGCCCCGATGTGAGCACCGCTCTGCTGAAGGAACGCTTTGACTCCATCTTCTTCACCGGCGGGGAACGTGTGGGGCGCATTGTCCTGCAGGCCGCGGCCGAGCACCTGACACCGGTCACCCTGGAGCTGGGCGGCAAATCCCCTGCCGTGGTGCTGGACGGGAACTGGGCCGCCGTCGCCCGCAGGCTGGTCTTCGGCAAGCTCCTCAATGCCGGACAGACCTGCGTGGCGCCGGACTATGTGCTGGTTACGGAAGAGGCCGCGCCGGTGCTGCAGAAACACCTGGTGAAGGCCGTGGCCGAACTGTTCGGCAAGGATCCCGCCAAGAGCCGCGACTACGGCCGGATAGTCAATGAACAGCACTGGGAACGGCTGGTCGGGCTCCTGGACAGCGGTACGGTGCTGACCGGCGGGCGGAGCGATCGGGACACCCGGTACCTGGAACCGACCATCCTTACGGACGTGGATCCGGAGTCACCGGTGATGCAGGAGGAAATCTTCGGGCCGATCCTGCCGGTGCTGACGGTGAAAAACCTGGCCGAAGCCATGGAATTCATCAATGCCCGTCCGGTGCCGCTCTCGGCCTACCTGTACACCGAATCGGCGGCCGCCCGCACCGAATTCGAGGAAGGCGTGCGGGCAGGCAGCATCAACCACAACGCCAGCACCGTGCAGCTGGCCGTACCCGGACTGCCCTTCGGCGGCGCCGGGGCCAGCGGTACCGGCGCGTACCACGGCAAGTACTCCTTCGACACGTTCAGCCAGCTGCGCCCGGTCTTCACCAAGGGCACCCTCCTGGACACGCTGCGCTTCGCGTACCCGCCCTACACGGGGCTGAAGAAACGGATCCTGCGCCGACTGCTCTAAGCCCGGGGCGTTAAACAGGGAAGGGGTGCACCCGCAGGTGAACTGGTCCCCGAAAGTTGGACTGGCCAAATAAAAGTCTAGGCCGCGAGGGCCTGAGCACGGTATTGCACCGGGCTCAGGCCCTCGAGCTTTGTCGAGATACGTTCAGTGTTGTACCAGCGGATGTACTCATCCAGCTGGGCCCTCAGGGCATCGGTGTTCAGGAACCGGACCCGGTGGAAGAGTTCCTCCTTGAGGTGTCCGAAGAAGTTCTCCATCACCGCGTTGTCGTAGCAGTTGCCCTTGCGGGACATCGATTGGACCGCTCCGGCGTTCTTCAGCAGCGTCCGCCACGAGACGTGCTGATACTGGAATCCCTGATCCGAATGCACGAGCGGCTGCGCCCCGGGCTCGAGACCGGTGAGGGCTTCACGCAGCGAGGAGTTAGTGAGCTCCAGATTCGGGGATAACCCGATCGAGTACGAGATGATCTGCCGGTTGAAGAGGTCCATCACCGGGGAGAGGTAGAGCTTGCGGTCACCGACGCTGAACTCGGTCACGTCGGTCACCCACTTCTGGTTCGGTGCAGCAGCTTCGAACTCCCGGTTCAGCAGATTCGGTGCCACCACGCCCTGTTCACCGCGGTAGGAGACGTAACGCTTCCTTCGCCGTACTTTGCAGACCAGCCGCAGCGAACGCATCAGCTTCAACACGGTCTTTTTCGCCACCGTCCACCCGTGCTTGAGCAGCTCAGTATGAATGCGGCGGTGCCCGTACCGGCCGTGGTTCTTCTCGAAGATCTCCCTCACGGCAGCCTTAATCTCAGCTTGCGGGTCTGGGCGCTGGAAGCGGGCCTGATGATAGAAAAACGTCGAACGGGCCAGGCCCGCGACGTCCAGGAGCACGTCCAGCCGGTGTTCGGCCTTGAGAGCGATGACAGCGCGGACCTTTACGGCCGTTCCTCGTCCCTCAAGGCCTGCACTTTTCCCAGGAACGCGACCTCTGCCCGCAGACGCTCGTTCTCGCGGCGCAATCGTTGTATCTCTGACTCTGGCTGCGTCGATGCCTCAGGATTTGTCTTCGGGCGGCCCTTGGGCTTCGCGCGCAGTCCGTCTTCGCCTTCCGCCCGGTACTGACGTGCCCACTTCTCGATCAGCTGCGGAGAGGACAGCTGGAGCTCTTTAGCCAGGGCGACTTTGCTCTCTCCAGCTTGAAATCGGCGCACGGCATCGAGTTTGAACTCGAAGGAGAACAAGCGTTTGGTTGGCTTGGCCACTAGCGTCGAACCTCCGCGAACTCTCCACCGGTCGTATAGCCGGCGGATTGCTTTCACGCGCACCCCGAGCCTTGTTGCTACGGAGTTGGGACCCCAACCGGTCTCGAACAACGCTACCGCGGCCTTGCGTTGTTCCTCGGATAACGAACTGCTCTTCTGCAAAAACTGCTCCCCGAAAGTCAGAACTGATTTCTCAGTCCAACTTTCGGGGAGCAGTTCACAGGTGCACCCCTTCCCTGTTTACGCACGCACGGCGCGGGAACAGCTAGGAAATCACGCCGTCCACAATGGCCTTGGCCTCGGCCTGCACCTGGTGCAGGTGTTCCTCGCCCTTAAAGGATTCGGCGTAGATCTTGTAGACATCTTCGGTACCGGAGGGACGCGCGGCAAACCAGGCGTTCTCAGTGGTCACCTTCAACCCGCCGATGGGCGCACCGTTGCCGGGGGCCTCGGTCAGCCGGGCAGTGATGTCCTCGCCCGCCAGGGCGGTGGCGGTGACGTCCGACGGCGAGAGTTTGGCCAGCGCCGCCTTCTGTTCCCGTGTGGCGGGGGCATCGACGCGTGCGTACTCCGGATCCCCGAACCTGCTCGTCAGCTCGCGGTAGCGCTGGGTCGGGGTCTTGCCGGTGACGGCCGTCATTTCCGAGGCCAGCAGGGCCAAAAGGATGCCGTCCTTGTCCGTGCTCCAGGGGCTGCCGTCCAGGCGGAGGAAGGACGCGCCGGCGGATTCCTCGCCGCCGAAGGCCGTCTCACCGGAGAGCAGGCCGGGCACAAACCACTTGAAGCCCACCGGTACCTCCATCAGGACCCGGCCCAGGTCAGCCGTGACGCGGTCGATCATGGAGGAGGACACCAGGGTTTTACCCACCACGGCATCGCTGCTCCAGCCGGAGCGGTTGCGGTACAGGTAATCAATGGCCGTGGCGAGGTAGTGGTTGGGGTTCATCAGCCCGCCGTCGGGGGTCACAATCCCGTGCCTGTCGGCGTCGGCGTCGTTGCCGGTGGCAATGTCGTACTGGTCCGCACGGGCAATCAGGGACGCCATGGCGTAGGGGGAGGAGCAGTCCATGCGGATCTTCTCGTCCCAGTCCAGGGTCATAAACGCCCACTGCGGATCCACATTGGGATTAACCACGCTCAGGTTCAGCTGGTGCGCTTCGGCAATGGCGCCCCAGTAATCCACTGACGCACCGCCCAGGGGGTCGGCACCGATATGCAGCCCGGCACTGCGGATGGCATCCAGGTTCAGCACCGAGGGGAGGTCCTGGACGTAGTTCTGCAGGAAGTCGTAGGTCCCCACGGAGTCGGCCAGACGGGCCTCGCCCAGCGGAATGCGCTTCACGCCCTCCAGACCGGCTTCAAGCAGCTGGTTGGCACGGTCCGCCACCCAGTTGGTGATGTCCGATCCGGCCGGACCGCCCGTGGGCGGGTTGTACTTGAAACCGCCGTCTGCGGGCGGATTGTGGGACGGAGTGACCACAATGCCGTCCGCCTGGTCGGTCCGCGAAGCGTTGTACTTCAGGATGGCGTGGCTGACGGCCGGGGTGGGAGTGAAGCCGTTCCGTGCATCAATAAGCACGTTCACGCCGTTGGCGGCGAGGACTTCCAGGGCGGTGTTCTGTGCCGGCTCGGAGAGGGCATGGGTGTCCTTGCCCATAAACAGCGGCCCGGTGATGCCTGCCGAGGTGCGGTACTCCACAATCGCCTGCGTGATGGCAGCAATGTGCCGTTCATTAAAAGCGCCGTTCAGGGAGGAACCCCGGTGGCCGGAGGTACCAAACGCCACCCGCTGGGCGATGTTCGATGGGTCCGGCGCGACGTCGTAATAGGCGTCCAACAGCGCGGTGAGGTCTACAAGGTCGGAAGGTTCGGCACGGTTGCCTGCACGATTAGACATACCCCTAAGCATGCCAAAGAAACACCGGGGGCGGCAGACGGGCTGCTACGCGTGTATCGCCCGCCGCCGCCGTATGCTCTTATCCACACAGCGGCGGGACCGGTGGGGAAGGCGGACAGGCATGAGCATGCAGGGCAGTGCAGCCCCCGGACGCGTCCGCGCCCGTGCCGTGCGCCCCGGCACCGTCGCGGCCGCGGTTTTCCTCAACGCGGCCTACGTCTGTGCAACGCCGGTGTTCTGGTTCTCCTGGACCCAGCGGAGTGCATTTGCCCTGCCACGCTGGGCCTCGGATACCGCCGGGTTTGCCGGCGGCATCCTGCCGGTCCTGGCTTTCGCAGCATCCTGGGCGGCCGCCGCCGTCCTGGCTGCCCGGGGCCGTCGGCAGGAGGGCTGG from Arthrobacter zhangbolii includes the following:
- a CDS encoding SDR family NAD(P)-dependent oxidoreductase; protein product: MSISVSGRVVLITGAAMGMGRLYAERAVREGAGAVVLWDLNADALEKTAAELREMGASAIYPYAVDVSSLPDIETTAEQVIHEAGVPDILINNAGIVRGKYFWEHAPEADIDAVMQVNTLAPMQVTRAFLPGMIERRTPARILNVASASGTLSVPKMSVYTASKWAVIGWSDSMRLELNESGNGHVAVTTLIPSYIKTGMFEGARGPLMTPLMEPQYVVDKAWAALLAGKARIQLPWTVALGSALRNVLPQPAWDVVAGRVFKVYQSMDHFTGRKPAAGSAGERKETSRA
- a CDS encoding aldehyde dehydrogenase family protein yields the protein MSELVSAFTDAAAAGSPADGTPAAVPPVLDRLRKTHASGRTRPLEWRREQLEGLVRLLREREQEFAAALSSDLGKNPLESYVTELSLVRAEAEHALKHLEQWTRSRRVPVPLGLAPASARTQPQPLGVVLIIGPWNYPVQLVLAPLVGALAAGNAAVLKPSELAPATSAMLADLVPHYLDSDAVAVVQGGPDVSTALLKERFDSIFFTGGERVGRIVLQAAAEHLTPVTLELGGKSPAVVLDGNWAAVARRLVFGKLLNAGQTCVAPDYVLVTEEAAPVLQKHLVKAVAELFGKDPAKSRDYGRIVNEQHWERLVGLLDSGTVLTGGRSDRDTRYLEPTILTDVDPESPVMQEEIFGPILPVLTVKNLAEAMEFINARPVPLSAYLYTESAAARTEFEEGVRAGSINHNASTVQLAVPGLPFGGAGASGTGAYHGKYSFDTFSQLRPVFTKGTLLDTLRFAYPPYTGLKKRILRRLL
- a CDS encoding IS3 family transposase, whose amino-acid sequence is MLLDVAGLARSTFFYHQARFQRPDPQAEIKAAVREIFEKNHGRYGHRRIHTELLKHGWTVAKKTVLKLMRSLRLVCKVRRRKRYVSYRGEQGVVAPNLLNREFEAAAPNQKWVTDVTEFSVGDRKLYLSPVMDLFNRQIISYSIGLSPNLELTNSSLREALTGLEPGAQPLVHSDQGFQYQHVSWRTLLKNAGAVQSMSRKGNCYDNAVMENFFGHLKEELFHRVRFLNTDALRAQLDEYIRWYNTERISTKLEGLSPVQYRAQALAA
- a CDS encoding helix-turn-helix domain-containing protein, which codes for MAKPTKRLFSFEFKLDAVRRFQAGESKVALAKELQLSSPQLIEKWARQYRAEGEDGLRAKPKGRPKTNPEASTQPESEIQRLRRENERLRAEVAFLGKVQALRDEERP
- the pgm gene encoding phosphoglucomutase (alpha-D-glucose-1,6-bisphosphate-dependent), coding for MSNRAGNRAEPSDLVDLTALLDAYYDVAPDPSNIAQRVAFGTSGHRGSSLNGAFNERHIAAITQAIVEYRTSAGITGPLFMGKDTHALSEPAQNTALEVLAANGVNVLIDARNGFTPTPAVSHAILKYNASRTDQADGIVVTPSHNPPADGGFKYNPPTGGPAGSDITNWVADRANQLLEAGLEGVKRIPLGEARLADSVGTYDFLQNYVQDLPSVLNLDAIRSAGLHIGADPLGGASVDYWGAIAEAHQLNLSVVNPNVDPQWAFMTLDWDEKIRMDCSSPYAMASLIARADQYDIATGNDADADRHGIVTPDGGLMNPNHYLATAIDYLYRNRSGWSSDAVVGKTLVSSSMIDRVTADLGRVLMEVPVGFKWFVPGLLSGETAFGGEESAGASFLRLDGSPWSTDKDGILLALLASEMTAVTGKTPTQRYRELTSRFGDPEYARVDAPATREQKAALAKLSPSDVTATALAGEDITARLTEAPGNGAPIGGLKVTTENAWFAARPSGTEDVYKIYAESFKGEEHLHQVQAEAKAIVDGVIS